The Pseudorasbora parva isolate DD20220531a chromosome 16, ASM2467924v1, whole genome shotgun sequence genome includes a region encoding these proteins:
- the ric8b gene encoding synembryn-B: MSLSAILSEIDGGDDNGVEKLLQKYNTENSHTFAFDHKEEDARIKLCRGLLTVLRRSDLPLCQSTCLETLRILSRDKRVLGPVATKEGILTLAGLARIRVAGHDGELLEEAQSAEEERVVVEALKCLCNVVFNSMPAQQVGADLHLAEGLCACLHLISSSHHEVGLFSLRLLFLLSALRTDVRGTLRKEVGAVRLLTNVLERTLDVHWVGPYEAAPPDPEAPPISPENNERAMEALKALFNITMSDSSDEDNDHQLRLIAGIMRHLLMLKTHNEDKTEEAHSHAINLLSNLPVQCLDVLIDVPVQGGMEKYGGKNMDIVQMLLDFMEKRIDKGSNYKEGLTPVLSLMTESSRYHRDIRIYLKAQVLPPLKDVKERPEIGCTVRNKLVRLMTHIDMAVKQGAAEFLFVLCKESVDNLLKYTGYGNAAGLLMARGLLAGGRGETQYSSDEDSDTDEYKSAKPFINPITGHIEHPMPNPIDEMTEEQKEYEAQKLVNMIDELSRKELIRPMGVRKDGTLAPLGQAIHECSPPPSSDSDSD; the protein is encoded by the exons ATGAGTTTAAGTGCTATTCTATCAGAGATCGACGGTGGAGATGACAATGGGGTTGAGAAGCTTTTGCAGAAGTATAACACCGAG AACAGTCACACGTTCGCCTTTGACCACAAAGAGGAGGATGCACGAATT AAGTTATGTCGGGGTCTTCTTACAGTCCTCCGCCGGTCAGACCTTCCACTTTGCCAAAGCACCTGCCTGGAGACCCTGCGCATCCTGTCCAGAGACAAGCGTGTACTTGGTCCCGTAGCCACCAAAGAGGGCATCCTCACTCTAGCAGGGCTGGCCCGAATCCGTGTGGCGGGACACGACGGAGAACTGTTAGAGGAGGCACAGTCTGCAGAGGAGGAGAGGGTTGTGGTGGAGGCCCTCAAGTGCCTGTGCAATGTGGTGTTCAACAGCATGCCAGCACAACAGGTGGGAGCTGACTTGCATTTGGCGGAGGGCCTATGTGCCTGCTTGCATTTGATCAGCTCATCCCATCATGAGGTGGGCCTGTTCTCCCTTCGGCTGCTGTTTCTGCTTTCCGCCCTGCGGACAGATGTGCGTGGCACGCTTCGGAAGGAGGTGGGCGCAGTGAGGCTGCTCACTAACGTGCTGGAACGCACCCTTGATGTGCATTGGGTGGGGCCATATGAGGCTGCGCCCCCTGACCCAGAAGCCCCGCCCATTTCACCAGAAAACAACGAGCGTGCCATGGAAGCCCTTAAAGCTCTGTTCAACATCACTATGTCTGATTCGAGCGATGAG GACAATGACCACCAGCTTCGGCTCATTGCAGGCATCATGAGACATCTTCTAATGCTGAAGACACACAATGAAGATAAAACAGAGGAGGCTCACAG TCATGCCATAAATCTCCTAAGTAACCTTCCCGTGCAGTGCCTGGATGTTCTGATAGACGTCCCTGTCCAAGGTGGGATGGAAAAGTACGGTGGGAAGAACATGGACATAGTGCAGATGCTGCTAGATTTTATGGAAAAGAGGATAGACAAG GGTTCCAACTATAAAGAAGGCTTGACACCTGTGCTGAGTCTGATGACAGAGAGCTCTAGATACCACAGGGACATCCGCATATACCTCAAGGCCCAG GTGCTACCTCCCTTGAAAGACGTAAAGGAAAGGCCGGAAATCGGCTGCACCGTTCGAAACAAACTGGTGCGTCTCATGACTCATATAGACATGGCAGTGAAACAGGGGGCTGCTGAGTTCCTTTTTGTGCTCTGCAAGGAGAGCG TGGATAATCTGCTGAAGTACACTGGTTATGGTAATGCTGCGGGGCTGTTGATGGCACGAGGGTTGCTGGCCGGTGGTAGAGGAGAGACGCAGTACTCATCTGATGAAGACTCTGACACTGATGAATACAAGTCAGCCAAACCTTT CATTAACCCCATTACAGGTCACATAGAGCACCCAATGCCAAACCCCATAGATGAGATGACAGAGGAGCAGAAGGAATATGAAGCTCAGAAGCTGGTCAATATGATTGATGAATTATCaag